From one Gimesia sp. genomic stretch:
- a CDS encoding serine/threonine-protein kinase codes for MAQILKCPTRDELIRLNNDELPGNLSESLFDHIESCGRCSSIYGELEEPQDNFASHFAHISPEDLEKAREGIAADALRESATSLFPKLSGLLRDRERRSALHPPCDVRDYRVLKQIGIGGMGEVYEAKHILSGRHDAIKVIRRFRQDTPEAEERFLSEIRTVAQLNHPNIVITYGPWREQDGNLYLAQELLKGKSLQDLVNLDEFGGPKEIIDAMIGTCRGLEYAHDKKYFHRDIKPANVMRLEDGTIKVIDFGLASAAESGESAILVGAGTVGYMSPEQAHGTGPVDHRSDIYSAGRMLKYLLTKTPIDPASKKQIRAVKKLNKLAEWMTRNSPGKRPKNITVVISRLEKIRRALIRSRVKTALTASAILATVALGIWGFVVNYGDISGGMVNRFIVQDEVARQLDARQQEANEALSKKWNNEVAPRLKRNTAEFRTNVESTLEGLRSGQPDQVPANDLASILQQLPGMVTAKVPQPPTYDQGADELICSVKLAPDEAAYRATLPRLKQTLDSIAIGNPEEVTVRPTSLRSDKSEDGVPVYSLPQIESDPRTAGTQGIVSLLIDWNSAQTFQVWRHYVVDFGAINVKGTGWQFIKPTNQHWLQTVAARGDDDFGKLMAFPLMSRTIETQFLDDSGTKVDVDSWEWLGRNYVDVGLPQNTLSNGLPTDRMLSGVPNLLVSPIHRHSGRPDESVLVTGWTQGSQSKTNNFHVTIAPFCMVQSTFAGTTRALVFSPASVQTRKIRLDSELWQKISTVKVSNRTATEN; via the coding sequence ATGGCACAAATACTCAAATGTCCCACACGCGACGAACTCATTCGACTGAATAACGACGAGTTACCCGGAAATCTGAGTGAATCGCTTTTCGATCACATCGAGAGCTGTGGGCGGTGCTCGTCCATCTATGGTGAGCTTGAAGAACCACAGGACAACTTTGCGAGTCACTTTGCTCACATCTCTCCCGAAGACCTGGAGAAAGCTCGGGAGGGCATTGCAGCCGATGCACTTCGAGAGTCGGCAACGTCGCTCTTTCCAAAGTTATCTGGCCTCTTACGTGATAGAGAACGGAGGTCAGCCCTTCATCCGCCATGCGATGTAAGAGACTACAGGGTGCTGAAGCAAATCGGCATCGGTGGGATGGGAGAAGTGTATGAGGCCAAACACATATTATCCGGGCGACACGATGCAATTAAAGTTATCCGACGGTTCAGGCAAGATACTCCTGAAGCAGAAGAGCGTTTCCTAAGTGAAATCAGGACTGTTGCTCAGCTCAATCACCCCAATATTGTGATCACCTATGGTCCGTGGCGTGAGCAAGATGGCAATCTTTATCTGGCCCAGGAACTCCTGAAGGGTAAATCGCTCCAAGATTTGGTTAACCTGGACGAGTTTGGTGGACCGAAAGAGATCATCGACGCCATGATTGGCACATGTCGCGGTCTGGAGTATGCACACGACAAAAAATACTTCCATCGAGATATCAAGCCTGCCAATGTCATGCGATTAGAGGACGGCACGATCAAAGTCATCGACTTTGGTTTAGCGTCAGCTGCTGAATCAGGGGAGTCTGCAATTCTGGTAGGTGCTGGCACTGTCGGCTACATGTCCCCTGAGCAGGCACATGGCACCGGACCAGTCGACCATCGTTCTGACATCTATTCTGCAGGCCGCATGTTGAAGTACTTGTTGACCAAAACTCCAATCGACCCTGCCAGCAAAAAACAGATCCGTGCGGTTAAAAAACTGAACAAACTTGCTGAGTGGATGACCCGTAATTCTCCCGGAAAAAGACCAAAGAATATCACGGTCGTCATCTCACGGCTTGAGAAGATTCGACGGGCTCTCATCAGATCCCGGGTGAAGACAGCCCTTACAGCTTCCGCAATCCTGGCCACAGTAGCCCTTGGCATTTGGGGGTTTGTCGTAAACTACGGCGACATTTCAGGAGGGATGGTGAACCGATTCATCGTCCAAGATGAAGTCGCAAGGCAGCTCGATGCACGGCAGCAGGAGGCCAATGAGGCACTGTCCAAAAAATGGAATAACGAGGTTGCCCCTCGCCTGAAGCGTAACACTGCTGAATTCCGCACCAATGTGGAATCGACGCTTGAAGGTCTCCGCTCTGGCCAGCCGGACCAAGTGCCCGCAAATGACTTGGCTTCGATCTTACAGCAGCTCCCCGGAATGGTGACAGCAAAAGTCCCGCAGCCCCCCACGTACGATCAGGGAGCGGATGAGCTCATCTGCTCCGTTAAACTTGCTCCGGATGAAGCCGCCTACCGTGCCACCCTGCCCCGACTAAAACAAACACTCGATTCAATTGCGATTGGCAATCCTGAAGAAGTAACGGTTCGACCAACGTCACTCAGATCCGATAAATCAGAAGATGGCGTGCCTGTTTACTCGTTACCACAAATCGAAAGCGATCCGCGAACCGCTGGAACGCAGGGCATCGTCTCGTTACTTATTGACTGGAACAGTGCTCAGACCTTTCAGGTCTGGAGGCACTATGTTGTGGACTTTGGTGCGATCAATGTGAAGGGTACTGGATGGCAGTTCATAAAACCGACAAACCAACACTGGCTTCAAACAGTTGCTGCCCGAGGAGACGATGACTTTGGGAAACTGATGGCGTTTCCCCTCATGTCTCGCACCATTGAGACGCAGTTTCTTGATGACTCCGGTACCAAAGTCGATGTCGACTCCTGGGAGTGGCTCGGTCGCAATTATGTCGACGTTGGATTGCCCCAAAATACGCTGAGCAATGGTCTCCCGACAGATCGCATGCTCAGTGGCGTCCCAAACCTGCTGGTCTCGCCGATTCATCGGCATTCGGGACGTCCCGATGAATCTGTGCTGGTCACTGGCTGGACGCAGGGGTCGCAGTCGAAAACCAATAATTTCCATGTCACCATTGCTCCCTTCTGCATGGTGCAAAGCACGTTCGCTGGAACCACCCGGGCTCTCGTTTTCTCCCCGGCTTCGGTGCAGACGCGGAAAATCCGGCTGGATTCCGAGCTCTGGCAAAAGATCTCCACGGTCAAAGTGAGCAACCGGACAGCCACGGAGAACTAG
- a CDS encoding sigma-70 family RNA polymerase sigma factor: MTEPDGSMKPEDRSPQPSHSQSQWHTRSSMIRDLKLEEVSEERWQEFELIYKPLLLFWMRKKNVPASAEDEVLQECWLAVYEMIGKFERNTEKGTFRGWLRIICRNKVADYFRLLPKDNGVPQEMLNAAVNPEQKDADEIDEEEKALREIEARALEVIRSKTKEQTWKMFWMTTVENVPTAEVAQQFDVSKAAVRMAKQRVLKRLKELGFEV, translated from the coding sequence GTGACCGAGCCTGACGGCAGTATGAAACCAGAAGACCGTTCCCCCCAGCCATCACACTCCCAGTCTCAATGGCACACCCGCTCCAGTATGATCCGCGACCTGAAACTCGAAGAGGTTTCGGAAGAACGCTGGCAAGAGTTCGAGCTGATTTACAAACCACTACTGCTCTTCTGGATGAGAAAGAAAAATGTTCCGGCATCAGCGGAAGATGAAGTCCTGCAGGAATGCTGGCTCGCTGTGTACGAGATGATTGGAAAATTTGAACGCAATACTGAAAAAGGTACCTTTCGAGGTTGGCTGCGAATAATTTGTCGGAACAAGGTTGCTGACTACTTCCGGTTACTTCCGAAAGATAATGGAGTGCCGCAGGAAATGCTGAATGCCGCTGTGAATCCCGAACAGAAGGATGCCGATGAAATAGATGAAGAAGAGAAGGCACTTCGGGAGATAGAAGCCCGAGCGTTGGAAGTGATCCGGAGTAAGACTAAAGAACAGACTTGGAAAATGTTTTGGATGACGACGGTCGAGAATGTGCCAACGGCTGAGGTTGCTCAACAATTCGATGTTTCAAAAGCGGCAGTGCGTATGGCGAAACAGCGTGTACTGAAACGACTTAAGGAGCTGGGCTTTGAGGTTTGA